A window of the Terriglobia bacterium genome harbors these coding sequences:
- a CDS encoding cation:dicarboxylase symporter family transporter, which produces IAPLIFSTLVIGIAGTGDFRKVGRIGLKAIIYFEIATTSRKSCMPTGSRFGIDPRPAGSGAASSFRARDTIARWVA; this is translated from the coding sequence TATCGCACCCCTGATTTTTTCGACATTGGTCATCGGCATCGCCGGCACAGGTGATTTTAGGAAAGTCGGACGCATCGGGCTCAAAGCCATAATCTACTTTGAGATCGCCACGACGTCGCGGAAGAGTTGCATGCCGACCGGGTCAAGATTCGGCATCGATCCCAGGCCTGCAGGGAGCGGTGCTGCGAGTTCGTTCCGAGCGCGTGACACGATTGCCAGGTGGGTGGCGTAG